From Chryseobacterium sp. H1D6B, a single genomic window includes:
- a CDS encoding LytTR family DNA-binding domain-containing protein, translating into MKTKIQVCVIDDEKDGRDYIALLLENEFPEIHIAFQASSVEEAYIHLTKNVLDIIFLDIQLKDGTAFDLLSKFKDIDSQIIFITAFEHFAIQAIKNGAADYLLKPIKKIDFIVAVNKALENIKKNKIQPVNAANQNKISLPTLQGFKLTNITDIIRCEADSSYTTFHLTDRTKIIVSKTLHDFEEHLSEYNFFRIHHKHLINLSHLKEYIKGKGGQVIMADNSVLDVSVRKKNDFLHKIGHLD; encoded by the coding sequence ATGAAAACTAAAATACAGGTCTGCGTCATTGACGACGAAAAAGATGGAAGAGATTATATTGCTCTTCTATTAGAAAACGAATTTCCAGAAATTCATATTGCATTTCAGGCTTCCAGTGTAGAGGAAGCGTACATTCATCTTACCAAAAACGTTCTTGATATTATATTTTTGGATATCCAGCTGAAAGATGGTACTGCCTTCGACCTGCTTTCTAAATTCAAGGATATAGATTCCCAGATCATTTTTATTACTGCATTTGAACACTTTGCCATTCAGGCTATAAAAAATGGTGCTGCAGATTATCTTTTAAAACCAATCAAGAAAATTGATTTTATTGTAGCGGTGAACAAAGCATTGGAGAACATCAAAAAAAATAAAATACAGCCTGTCAACGCTGCGAACCAAAATAAGATAAGTCTTCCTACCCTGCAGGGTTTTAAATTAACAAATATCACAGATATCATACGCTGCGAAGCCGATTCCAGCTACACTACCTTTCACCTCACCGACAGGACCAAAATAATCGTTTCTAAAACGCTTCACGACTTTGAAGAACACCTTTCTGAATATAATTTTTTTAGGATACATCATAAACACTTGATCAATTTATCTCACTTAAAAGAATATATAAAAGGTAAGGGCGGACAGGTGATCATGGCAGATAATTCTGTATTGGATGTTTCTGTCCGTAAAAAAAATGATTTTTTACATAAAATAGGACATTTAGATTAA